The Lentzea guizhouensis genome contains a region encoding:
- a CDS encoding pseudouridine synthase has protein sequence MSENEGVRLQKVLAQAGIASRRASEELIDQGRVQVDGEVVREQGRRIDPETAVVHVDGVRVQIREDVVTIALNKPYGMLSTMEDDQGRPCVGDLVRNRKERLFHVGRLDAETEGLLLLTNDGELAHRLMHPSYHVKKTYLAEVPGPVERGLGKKLKAGVELDDGPVKVDSFKLVTAVPGKALVEIVVHEGRKHIVRRLMEHVGYPIESLVRTAVGDVLLGNQRPGSMRVLNRQEVGGLYKIVGL, from the coding sequence ATGTCTGAGAACGAGGGCGTGCGCCTGCAGAAGGTGCTCGCGCAGGCGGGGATCGCCTCGCGCCGTGCTTCGGAGGAGCTGATCGACCAGGGGCGGGTGCAGGTCGACGGCGAGGTGGTGCGCGAGCAGGGGCGGCGGATCGACCCCGAGACCGCTGTCGTGCACGTCGACGGGGTGCGGGTGCAGATCCGCGAGGACGTCGTCACGATCGCGCTGAACAAGCCGTACGGGATGCTCTCCACGATGGAGGACGACCAGGGCCGGCCCTGTGTCGGTGACCTGGTGCGCAACCGCAAGGAGCGGTTGTTCCACGTCGGGCGGCTCGACGCGGAGACCGAGGGGTTGCTGCTGCTCACCAACGACGGTGAGCTGGCGCACCGGTTGATGCACCCGAGCTACCACGTCAAGAAGACCTACCTGGCCGAGGTGCCGGGGCCGGTCGAGCGGGGGCTCGGCAAGAAGCTCAAGGCCGGGGTCGAGCTCGACGACGGCCCGGTCAAGGTCGACTCGTTCAAGCTGGTCACGGCGGTGCCGGGCAAGGCGCTGGTCGAGATCGTGGTGCACGAGGGCCGCAAGCACATCGTCCGCCGCCTGATGGAGCACGTCGGGTACCCGATCGAGTCGCTGGTGCGCACCGCGGTCGGTGACGTGCTGCTCGGCAACCAGCGGCCCGGTTCCATGCGCGTGCTCAACCGCCAGGAGGTCGGCGGGCTGTACAAGATCGTCGGGCTGTAG